The Leadbettera azotonutricia ZAS-9 genome has a window encoding:
- a CDS encoding flagellar brake protein, which yields MLPVLIIIIVVGGVVALVLARSKKGKSASWIQFYAKGKDSGFSFKEIELLRRLAVKANLEDPASLYWSQNQLDVCIRSLVRNMHLTGEDSDTGSHDFLSKLYDYRKKIEMDKPSIKNGISNSRQISDGQNLRVLVAGSGVFKSQIVKNTNQYITISRPTSTKLPGSFSWQNMKISAYFWREDDAGYVFDSEVLDEVFSKGIASLKISHSDSLFRTQKRKSIRVKLHKSAFLYLLANEEDANKIEVNPGLKCFLEDLSDTGCAVTIGGKAVTGLRVKVQFALNNIPIIMVGTVRSVEYKEDLNRSLLHIESDPLPIEIRNQILGEVFGMLPEEEEDLPFRLLNEEAEGGVASEAPGNGASASEKPPVSPIQEQSAENVENVI from the coding sequence ATGCTTCCTGTTTTGATAATTATTATTGTCGTCGGCGGGGTTGTGGCGCTCGTTCTTGCCCGATCTAAAAAGGGGAAGTCCGCCTCCTGGATACAGTTCTATGCCAAAGGCAAGGATTCGGGGTTTTCCTTCAAGGAAATAGAGCTCCTCCGCAGGCTGGCTGTCAAGGCGAACCTTGAAGATCCTGCATCCCTGTACTGGTCCCAGAACCAGCTTGATGTATGCATACGCTCCCTGGTTCGCAATATGCACCTTACCGGCGAGGACAGCGACACAGGCTCCCACGATTTTCTTTCCAAGCTTTACGATTACCGCAAAAAGATCGAGATGGACAAGCCCAGCATCAAGAACGGCATCTCCAATTCCCGCCAGATTTCCGACGGTCAAAACCTCCGGGTGCTGGTAGCTGGCTCCGGGGTATTCAAATCCCAGATTGTAAAAAATACCAACCAGTACATTACCATTTCAAGGCCCACCAGTACCAAGCTGCCGGGGAGTTTTTCCTGGCAGAACATGAAGATTTCCGCCTATTTTTGGCGTGAAGACGACGCAGGCTATGTCTTCGATTCGGAAGTCCTGGACGAGGTTTTTTCCAAGGGCATCGCGTCGCTCAAAATTTCCCATTCCGATTCGCTCTTCCGTACCCAGAAACGCAAGTCCATCCGGGTAAAGCTTCACAAGTCGGCCTTTCTCTACCTTCTTGCAAATGAGGAGGACGCCAACAAGATCGAAGTCAACCCTGGCTTAAAGTGCTTCCTGGAAGACCTTTCGGATACCGGCTGCGCGGTTACCATAGGCGGAAAGGCTGTTACCGGCCTGCGCGTCAAAGTGCAGTTTGCCCTGAACAACATACCCATCATTATGGTGGGCACGGTGCGTTCTGTGGAGTATAAAGAAGACCTGAACCGTTCCCTCCTTCATATTGAATCCGATCCCCTGCCCATCGAGATACGCAACCAGATCCTGGGCGAAGTGTTCGGCATGCTCCCGGAAGAAGAAGAGGATCTGCCCTTCAGGCTCCTCAACGAAGAAGCCGAAGGCGGTGTTGCCTCCGAAGCGCCCGGGAACGGGGCTTCCGCCTCCGAAAAGCCCCCTGTTTCCCCCATTCAGGAACAGTCGGCGGAAAATGTGGAGAATGTAATATAG
- a CDS encoding ComEC/Rec2 family competence protein, producing MVTRIYHLPALYAALGAAVAFYSYPFFPGLPGWLLLLLLLPFIIAICLFRVLSLNKLSVFVSAAALGVSIGLAAGAMAPRAASLGLPSESINAVSGMLIEDPRQFNDDRGMGILALEASSAGDGLRASASGSITVFFPADVIPRLKEFGRGCGIYTEGKLIQSDRGLLFRASAVHIVKPASRLEQFRTGLRTGLLTKFSPKIDSENPASAPVWSSLAMALLLGVRDNLDSSLSKGFAYAGCSHVLSLSGMHLALLSGLVAFFLRRILGLKPAMIVGAVFILFYVWLAGGQASLVRSAIMYFLGAACVWGFLKRDALNLLCLAFIIQLLFQSGAGSSVSFILSYLSLAGILTLGETLHECFKGSIPEIIGAGLSASIGAFIATSAVVSLFFGELRPVGIIAGLIIVPLSSLFMIMALGILIIVNIIPLLFSPLNAVLTLVYRLIEYAVAYAGKVPGLAAPNPWPVLALSIIMAGLIYFVQYKASAYRSAIAPFKN from the coding sequence ATGGTGACACGCATTTACCACCTGCCCGCCTTGTACGCTGCCCTGGGCGCAGCAGTGGCTTTTTATTCCTATCCTTTTTTTCCGGGCCTTCCCGGATGGCTCTTGTTGTTGCTTTTGCTGCCATTTATAATCGCGATATGTTTATTCAGGGTATTGTCGCTGAATAAATTAAGCGTGTTTGTGTCAGCTGCAGCATTGGGCGTGAGCATAGGCCTTGCGGCAGGGGCTATGGCTCCAAGAGCCGCAAGCCTGGGACTCCCTTCTGAATCCATAAACGCTGTCTCGGGTATGCTGATAGAAGACCCAAGGCAGTTCAACGATGACAGGGGGATGGGCATTCTGGCTTTGGAAGCTTCCTCCGCCGGGGACGGCCTGAGGGCTTCCGCTTCTGGTTCCATTACGGTATTTTTCCCTGCGGATGTCATCCCAAGGCTGAAAGAATTCGGCAGGGGCTGCGGTATTTATACAGAAGGCAAATTGATTCAGAGCGACCGGGGCCTGTTGTTCAGGGCATCCGCAGTGCATATTGTAAAACCTGCTTCCCGGCTGGAGCAATTCCGCACCGGGCTCAGAACCGGGCTTTTGACTAAATTCAGCCCTAAAATCGATTCAGAAAATCCTGCGTCCGCGCCTGTGTGGAGCAGCCTTGCGATGGCGCTGCTTCTTGGGGTGAGGGATAATCTGGATTCAAGTCTTTCCAAAGGGTTTGCCTATGCAGGCTGTTCCCATGTGCTGTCCCTTTCGGGCATGCACCTTGCCCTGCTTTCCGGGCTTGTAGCTTTTTTCTTAAGAAGGATCCTTGGCCTTAAGCCCGCAATGATCGTTGGGGCTGTGTTTATTCTTTTCTATGTGTGGCTCGCAGGCGGGCAGGCATCCCTGGTACGGTCAGCCATTATGTACTTTCTGGGGGCTGCATGCGTTTGGGGTTTTTTGAAAAGGGATGCCTTAAACCTCCTCTGCCTGGCGTTTATTATACAGCTGCTCTTTCAGAGCGGGGCAGGTTCTTCCGTTTCTTTTATACTCTCGTACCTTTCTTTGGCCGGCATCCTTACTCTGGGCGAGACCCTTCATGAATGTTTTAAGGGAAGCATCCCCGAAATAATCGGAGCGGGCCTTTCCGCATCCATCGGCGCTTTTATTGCAACTTCCGCAGTGGTGTCGCTTTTTTTTGGAGAATTGCGGCCTGTGGGTATTATTGCAGGTTTGATAATTGTCCCGTTGTCGTCATTGTTTATGATTATGGCTTTAGGTATACTTATCATTGTTAACATAATACCGTTGCTTTTTAGTCCCCTAAACGCCGTGCTTACCCTGGTATACCGGCTTATTGAATACGCAGTTGCATATGCAGGGAAAGTCCCCGGCCTGGCTGCCCCAAACCCCTGGCCCGTGCTCGCCCTGTCCATCATTATGGCGGGGCTCATCTATTTTGTGCAATACAAAGCATCTGCTTACAGGAGCGCAATTGCCCCCTTTAAGAATTAA
- the rsmA gene encoding 16S rRNA (adenine(1518)-N(6)/adenine(1519)-N(6))-dimethyltransferase RsmA, translating into MPPLRINYDSPAGLKAFLDSRGLGMRKKFGQNFLINPNARSRLLDALELEAGDTVWEVGPGLGAMTSGLLERGAKVTAFEIDPAFCQVLREEFGDKSEFLLAEGDVLKTWQLVRGGDCLLGNLPYNIAAVLLADFIEKKKFFKRMVVTVQREVAQRIMAKPGSSDYSSFSVLCASAYKLSPLMVLKGASFYPPPKIDSQGVRFDLLDEAERNSYPNLFQPLTRALFSSRRKTIRNNLINFINSVMLKGKVAGAAPGGETAQEALAGCGISGDRRAETLEVAEFAALAQALEKIIDHG; encoded by the coding sequence TTGCCCCCTTTAAGAATTAATTACGATTCCCCCGCCGGGCTCAAGGCTTTTCTCGATTCCCGGGGGCTGGGGATGCGTAAAAAATTCGGCCAGAATTTTTTGATAAACCCCAATGCCCGCTCCAGGCTGCTGGATGCCCTGGAATTGGAGGCTGGTGATACGGTATGGGAAGTCGGCCCCGGCCTTGGGGCTATGACCTCGGGGCTTTTGGAGAGAGGCGCCAAGGTAACGGCATTTGAGATTGATCCCGCATTTTGTCAGGTTTTACGCGAAGAATTTGGGGATAAAAGCGAATTTTTGCTGGCAGAAGGCGATGTTCTGAAAACCTGGCAGCTTGTCCGGGGAGGGGATTGCCTTCTTGGAAACCTTCCCTATAATATTGCCGCCGTGCTCCTTGCGGATTTCATCGAAAAGAAGAAGTTCTTTAAGCGTATGGTGGTAACTGTCCAGCGTGAAGTAGCCCAGCGAATAATGGCAAAACCCGGCTCTTCTGATTATTCCTCCTTCTCTGTCCTCTGTGCATCGGCATACAAATTGAGCCCCCTCATGGTACTCAAAGGGGCTTCTTTTTACCCTCCGCCAAAAATCGATTCCCAGGGGGTCAGGTTCGATTTATTGGATGAAGCTGAAAGAAATTCGTATCCCAATCTTTTTCAGCCCCTTACGAGGGCTTTGTTTTCATCAAGGCGCAAGACCATCAGGAATAACCTGATTAATTTTATCAATTCTGTTATGCTAAAGGGTAAGGTAGCTGGGGCTGCCCCGGGCGGCGAAACTGCCCAGGAAGCTTTGGCAGGCTGCGGCATTTCAGGCGATCGCAGGGCAGAAACCCTGGAAGTGGCTGAATTTGCGGCACTCGCCCAGGCACTGGAAAAAATTATAGACCATGGATGA
- a CDS encoding YggS family pyridoxal phosphate-dependent enzyme — MDDTAKGVAQGIARIEERIAAACLRSGRKREEVLLMGVSKFHPIEKVEEAWKAGLRLFGENRVQEGIEKFSGFYGKGVDTKIHLIGSLQTNKARTAAFFFDCIQSVDRISLIEKLGEICVERDSPLDVLLEYHTGEESKMGFSGLDNLLKGAEKSLSYKGLNLRGLMTMAPFTDDEKIIRASFTRLREARDTLEKQFHKKLPCLSMGMSGDFELAIEEGSTLVRIGTAIFGERPK; from the coding sequence ATGGATGATACCGCGAAGGGCGTAGCCCAGGGCATTGCCCGGATTGAAGAAAGAATAGCTGCTGCCTGTCTCAGGAGCGGAAGGAAGAGGGAAGAAGTCCTTCTCATGGGGGTATCCAAATTTCATCCCATAGAAAAGGTGGAAGAAGCCTGGAAAGCAGGACTGCGCCTTTTTGGCGAAAACCGCGTTCAGGAAGGGATTGAAAAATTTTCAGGTTTTTATGGAAAAGGGGTGGATACAAAAATACATTTAATAGGCTCCCTTCAGACGAACAAGGCAAGGACTGCGGCATTCTTTTTTGACTGCATACAATCAGTGGATCGGATCTCCCTTATCGAAAAATTAGGGGAAATATGTGTCGAGCGTGATTCGCCCCTGGACGTGCTTCTCGAATATCATACAGGCGAAGAAAGCAAGATGGGCTTCTCTGGTTTGGACAATCTCCTCAAAGGGGCGGAAAAATCCCTGTCCTATAAGGGGCTTAATCTCCGGGGTCTTATGACTATGGCGCCCTTTACAGATGATGAAAAAATCATTCGGGCGTCATTCACGCGCCTTAGGGAAGCACGGGATACACTGGAAAAACAATTCCATAAAAAATTGCCTTGCCTTTCCATGGGCATGTCCGGCGATTTTGAGCTTGCCATAGAAGAAGGTTCCACCCTGGTAAGAATAGGGACAGCCATTTTTGGAGAGAGGCCCAAATGA
- a CDS encoding RluA family pseudouridine synthase, with protein MPSHSCIVEDGIGAELRLDRYIAENLKILSRSQIKARGLEAQVNGKTVKLSRILKAFDKLELQWKDAEAIDLIPENIPLDVIYEDPRVIVVNKAQGMVVHPGAGNWHGTLANALLYRKAFKDAKNLRPGIVHRLDKDTSGLIIAAWDDEALAFLASQFKNRSTKKTYAALVKGCPKEKSGTIETFLIRNPRDRKTFTVSKDKGKASITQYRVVKSWGSHSLLLLRPKTGRTHQLRVHLKYLGYPILGDPLYGVEDRLFPRATLMLHAKRLSIVLPGSGKGQTFRAPLPLRFHEIFKALD; from the coding sequence ATGCCTTCTCATTCCTGCATTGTGGAAGATGGCATTGGAGCTGAACTTAGATTGGATCGCTATATTGCAGAAAATTTGAAAATTCTATCCCGCTCCCAAATTAAGGCACGGGGACTTGAAGCCCAGGTTAATGGAAAGACAGTAAAACTATCACGAATACTCAAGGCTTTTGACAAACTGGAACTGCAATGGAAGGATGCCGAAGCTATAGATCTGATCCCCGAAAATATACCCCTGGATGTCATTTATGAAGATCCCAGGGTAATAGTGGTGAACAAAGCCCAGGGTATGGTGGTTCATCCGGGGGCAGGGAATTGGCATGGGACTTTGGCAAATGCCCTGCTTTACCGCAAGGCATTCAAGGATGCCAAAAATTTGCGCCCCGGCATAGTCCATCGGCTTGACAAGGATACTTCCGGGCTTATTATAGCTGCCTGGGATGATGAGGCTCTTGCCTTTCTTGCGTCACAGTTCAAGAACCGGAGCACAAAAAAGACCTATGCCGCCCTGGTGAAGGGGTGCCCCAAAGAAAAATCAGGCACAATAGAAACCTTTCTTATACGAAACCCCAGGGACAGAAAAACATTCACTGTTTCCAAAGACAAGGGGAAAGCAAGCATTACCCAATACAGGGTGGTAAAATCCTGGGGCAGTCACTCGCTGCTGCTGCTGAGGCCAAAGACAGGGCGTACCCATCAGCTCAGGGTGCATCTTAAATACCTGGGGTATCCCATATTGGGAGACCCCCTTTATGGAGTCGAGGACAGGCTTTTCCCCAGGGCAACCCTTATGCTCCATGCCAAAAGACTTTCGATAGTGCTTCCGGGATCAGGGAAAGGTCAAACCTTCAGGGCCCCTCTTCCCCTTCGTTTCCATGAAATTTTCAAGGCTCTTGATTAA
- a CDS encoding YhjD/YihY/BrkB family envelope integrity protein — MVKKAKAWFILILQRLWITADLYSMNGLSNHAAAGAYGFLLSSAPALLMVSFFLSRAIASSPEAVAELIQQTGFLQGKFDIPGLIKTFLASSHPGVTGIISAVSILWTARICALSIQRGLGVIFPNSKKTSPIRFFAAPAGLEFLIILFIFITVLSSRIAIVFYNSLEFVPISFTLSALTEFTVRTIPFFCLALMTLAAYRLIPPVPPAFKDAFKGMIFCVVLFRLFSLGFRLIINPARYNLIYGALGSLLLLLVNVYFFFIFFFLGAQLTYVIHSFDALLFIRFRKFHSFSSSAKTNGIKLAEQKLFASHKGLLGKKYFKKYKEGEIILSKEKNGNEVYYVLQGEAGVFLDKELKHKIAVIKSGEFFGEMEHILKDDSQTGPNAIITADTDLSALALPPGLFSLIMKTDPETDRKLIKLLSKRLQNANQLVIRGEGVNTLNQEP, encoded by the coding sequence ATGGTCAAGAAAGCAAAAGCCTGGTTTATTTTGATCCTTCAGCGCTTATGGATAACCGCAGATCTCTACAGCATGAATGGGCTCTCGAACCATGCGGCTGCGGGGGCTTATGGTTTTCTTCTCTCTTCAGCCCCTGCCCTGCTCATGGTTTCATTCTTTCTTTCCAGGGCTATTGCCTCGTCCCCTGAGGCTGTTGCAGAGCTTATACAGCAGACAGGCTTTTTGCAGGGCAAGTTTGACATTCCGGGCCTGATAAAAACATTTTTGGCATCTTCGCACCCGGGCGTAACGGGGATCATCTCTGCGGTAAGCATTTTATGGACTGCCAGGATCTGCGCCCTCTCAATCCAGCGGGGCCTGGGGGTAATATTCCCAAATTCAAAGAAAACAAGCCCCATACGCTTTTTTGCTGCCCCGGCAGGGCTTGAATTCCTCATCATTTTGTTTATTTTTATTACGGTGTTAAGTTCCCGCATTGCCATTGTTTTTTACAATTCCCTTGAATTTGTGCCAATAAGCTTTACATTGTCAGCATTGACTGAATTTACCGTCCGGACTATACCATTCTTTTGCCTTGCTCTTATGACCCTTGCAGCTTACAGGCTGATCCCTCCTGTTCCGCCCGCTTTTAAAGACGCATTCAAGGGAATGATTTTCTGCGTTGTCCTCTTTCGGCTCTTTTCCCTGGGCTTTAGGCTTATTATAAACCCTGCACGATACAATTTAATCTACGGCGCATTGGGAAGCCTGCTTCTTTTATTGGTCAATGTGTATTTCTTTTTTATATTCTTTTTTCTTGGAGCCCAGTTGACCTATGTAATCCATTCCTTTGACGCTCTTCTTTTTATACGGTTCAGGAAATTCCATTCATTTAGCAGTTCGGCAAAAACCAACGGCATTAAACTGGCTGAGCAAAAACTTTTTGCCTCCCATAAAGGGCTGCTGGGAAAAAAATATTTCAAAAAATATAAAGAAGGTGAAATAATACTTTCCAAGGAAAAAAACGGAAACGAAGTTTATTATGTATTGCAGGGAGAAGCAGGGGTATTCCTGGACAAAGAATTAAAGCATAAAATCGCAGTAATTAAAAGCGGCGAGTTTTTTGGTGAAATGGAACATATACTTAAAGACGACAGCCAAACAGGCCCAAATGCAATTATCACTGCTGACACAGATCTTTCGGCCCTGGCGCTTCCGCCCGGACTCTTCAGCCTTATCATGAAAACAGATCCTGAAACCGACAGGAAGCTTATCAAACTCCTTTCAAAACGCCTCCAGAATGCAAATCAGCTTGTCATTCGAGGCGAGGGGGTTAATACCCTTAATCAAGAGCCTTGA
- a CDS encoding pseudouridine synthase family protein: METKLLALSEFSKSQILHEEKDFLIVYKSPGMHSTPLKGDEENLVSWCVSFYPEIGLIKGRREREGGCLHRLDFETHGLVLFARNQDSFDELAKEQEEGRMLKEYGCLAAKAETKLPGFPVFSANNPNLIGSPFRSFGPGKKSVRPVAEGLHKSRLKDVALDKGNPYKTEILEKFETLNNSKEKETWYFRLKIQRGFRHQIRCHMAWIGYPILNDPLYGNFTPGGILALRAQALRFKDLYFCISPINEAAPDTFA; this comes from the coding sequence GTGGAAACCAAACTACTCGCATTATCAGAATTTTCCAAGTCTCAGATTCTCCATGAAGAAAAAGATTTCCTCATAGTATATAAATCGCCGGGAATGCACAGCACTCCCTTAAAGGGGGATGAAGAAAATTTAGTCAGCTGGTGCGTTTCGTTTTATCCGGAAATAGGCCTCATCAAAGGGAGAAGGGAAAGGGAAGGGGGCTGCCTCCACAGGCTCGACTTTGAGACCCATGGGCTTGTCCTTTTTGCGCGGAACCAGGATAGTTTCGATGAGCTCGCAAAAGAACAGGAAGAGGGCCGCATGCTTAAGGAATACGGCTGTCTTGCGGCAAAAGCAGAAACAAAGCTCCCGGGTTTCCCGGTTTTTTCGGCGAACAACCCAAATTTAATCGGAAGCCCTTTCCGATCCTTTGGGCCGGGGAAAAAATCGGTACGCCCTGTAGCGGAAGGGCTGCATAAAAGCCGCTTAAAGGATGTTGCCCTGGACAAGGGCAATCCTTACAAAACCGAGATTTTGGAAAAATTTGAGACTTTGAATAATTCCAAGGAAAAGGAAACCTGGTATTTCCGCCTGAAAATACAGCGGGGTTTCAGGCACCAGATACGATGCCACATGGCATGGATTGGGTATCCTATCCTGAATGACCCTCTGTATGGCAATTTCACACCTGGCGGTATTTTGGCATTAAGGGCCCAGGCCCTGCGCTTTAAGGATCTCTATTTTTGCATAAGCCCCATTAATGAAGCTGCTCCAGATACCTTCGCCTGA
- a CDS encoding bifunctional folylpolyglutamate synthase/dihydrofolate synthase — MISSTPFNNSLEVFEWLQGFINFEKDPSSKFFRLERMEALAALAGNPEKAIPAVHVAGSKGKGSVTGMAAAIMEAAGLRTARYTSPHVSDFRERLCYNSRFFEEGIYAKTGNALRSIIESFLKTEEEPSFFELMTLWFFLCARDSDCRAMAVETGMGGRLDATNILISPLVTAITVIELEHTEYLGQTIAAIAGEKAGIIKPGRPLVLAEQKPEALEVFRYRASEMDSPLYYFPECGQLNNIKISKNGTKFDLELKNPVPFALADLQIPIPGEVQAKNAGLAVLSARLAFPNIGEKAVREGLRGFTLPARFEKLWDDPVTIIDGAHTQRSIDECAKTFASLYGEGGILIFGCVAGKDAAAMAQVLMPHFSHIIITMPGTFKKSHSKDVYDVFLGRKKGNSIEPDILFYPETDGAISRALDLGKASGLPILGAGSFYLAAEIRRRYLEQLH; from the coding sequence ATGATATCTTCAACACCTTTTAATAACTCCCTTGAGGTCTTTGAGTGGCTCCAGGGATTTATCAATTTTGAAAAAGATCCCAGTTCCAAATTCTTCAGGCTTGAACGCATGGAAGCCCTGGCTGCCCTGGCAGGCAATCCTGAAAAAGCCATCCCTGCCGTACATGTGGCCGGCTCCAAGGGTAAAGGCTCCGTTACGGGCATGGCAGCCGCCATCATGGAGGCTGCCGGCCTTAGGACTGCCCGCTATACATCCCCACATGTCAGCGATTTTAGGGAAAGGCTCTGTTACAATTCACGCTTTTTTGAAGAGGGAATTTATGCCAAAACAGGGAATGCATTAAGATCCATTATCGAAAGTTTTCTAAAAACCGAAGAAGAGCCAAGCTTTTTTGAGCTTATGACCCTCTGGTTTTTTCTCTGCGCCAGGGATTCGGATTGCCGTGCCATGGCTGTCGAGACCGGCATGGGGGGAAGGCTCGATGCCACCAATATACTCATCAGCCCTCTGGTTACGGCCATTACAGTCATTGAATTGGAGCACACCGAATACCTTGGGCAAACCATTGCGGCTATTGCGGGGGAAAAAGCAGGCATTATAAAGCCCGGACGCCCTCTTGTGCTGGCGGAACAGAAACCCGAAGCCCTCGAAGTTTTCAGGTACAGGGCTTCCGAAATGGATAGCCCCCTTTATTATTTCCCTGAATGCGGCCAATTGAATAATATCAAAATAAGCAAAAATGGGACAAAATTCGATCTTGAATTAAAAAATCCCGTCCCTTTTGCCCTGGCTGATTTGCAAATCCCCATCCCCGGCGAAGTACAGGCAAAAAATGCAGGGCTTGCGGTATTATCCGCCCGGCTTGCTTTTCCGAATATAGGCGAAAAGGCTGTCAGGGAGGGCCTTAGGGGCTTTACCCTGCCGGCGCGCTTCGAAAAACTGTGGGATGATCCTGTCACGATAATTGACGGCGCCCATACGCAGCGCAGCATAGATGAATGCGCAAAGACCTTTGCAAGCCTTTATGGCGAGGGAGGCATACTCATTTTTGGCTGCGTTGCAGGCAAGGACGCTGCCGCAATGGCCCAGGTTCTTATGCCCCATTTTTCCCATATTATCATCACCATGCCCGGAACATTCAAAAAGAGCCACTCCAAGGATGTGTACGATGTGTTTCTGGGCCGGAAAAAGGGAAATTCCATTGAACCGGATATACTTTTTTACCCTGAAACCGACGGCGCCATTTCGAGGGCTTTGGATTTGGGCAAGGCCTCGGGGCTCCCCATATTGGGGGCTGGATCTTTTTATCTTGCCGCAGAAATCAGGCGAAGGTATCTGGAGCAGCTTCATTAA
- the murC gene encoding UDP-N-acetylmuramate--L-alanine ligase encodes MDLSNGFVPGARVYFIGIKGTGMSALAELMQGRGIHVSGSDKPEQFYTDAILKGLNIPYFESFEASHISSAEAAGQGSLPDLVIYSAAYNSETNPEIAQAQKLGIALCKYSEALGAYSAHFDSSGIAGVHGKTTTTAIAGTLIRGAGLPAQVLAGSAVSGFGDRSTLNLGNTYFVAETCEYRRHFLSFHPRRIILTSIESDHQDYYPTYESIRDAFLEYCRLLPPGGKLIYCADDPGASEAAGLLQKEGRDIVYTPYGFSAQGDFGIEFFETNNERIIMKLKGFPGELKLRIPGRHTALDAAAAIALVSDLAEKEFGDGWNDDRREGVRTALEGFKGSRRRSEIIGEAGGVLFMDDYGHHPTAIKTTLAGLKEFYPNRRLVLSFMSHTYTRTASLLDEFAASFEKADVIVLHKIYASAREVYNGGVTGKTLFEKAKALFGGKVYYVEEPEDAAGLLQTILQPGDLFITMGAGDNWKLGKKLLGLIK; translated from the coding sequence ATGGATTTAAGTAATGGTTTCGTTCCCGGCGCCAGGGTTTACTTTATCGGGATCAAGGGGACGGGAATGTCCGCCCTGGCGGAGCTTATGCAGGGCAGGGGCATCCATGTTTCAGGGTCGGACAAACCCGAGCAATTCTACACTGACGCCATACTCAAAGGGCTGAATATACCTTATTTTGAATCTTTTGAAGCTTCCCATATCAGCTCCGCCGAAGCCGCAGGCCAGGGTTCCCTTCCGGATCTAGTGATATATTCCGCAGCCTATAATTCCGAAACCAATCCCGAAATCGCCCAGGCTCAAAAATTGGGCATAGCTCTCTGCAAATATTCAGAAGCCCTTGGCGCATATTCAGCCCATTTTGATTCTTCCGGCATTGCGGGAGTTCACGGCAAAACCACCACTACAGCCATTGCAGGAACCCTGATACGCGGCGCAGGTCTCCCTGCTCAGGTGCTGGCAGGCAGCGCGGTCTCGGGCTTTGGCGACCGTTCAACCCTAAACCTTGGCAATACCTATTTTGTGGCCGAAACCTGCGAATACCGCAGGCATTTTCTCTCCTTCCACCCGAGGCGCATAATCCTTACCAGCATAGAAAGCGATCACCAGGACTATTACCCCACCTACGAATCCATCAGGGACGCGTTTCTCGAGTACTGCCGGCTTCTCCCTCCAGGGGGCAAGCTTATCTACTGTGCTGATGATCCGGGGGCAAGCGAAGCCGCAGGATTGCTTCAAAAAGAAGGCCGGGATATTGTGTATACCCCCTATGGTTTTTCGGCTCAAGGCGATTTTGGAATAGAATTTTTTGAAACAAACAACGAAAGAATTATAATGAAGCTGAAAGGTTTTCCGGGAGAATTAAAGCTCCGCATACCTGGGCGGCACACTGCCCTGGACGCGGCTGCTGCAATAGCCCTGGTCTCGGATTTGGCAGAAAAAGAATTTGGGGATGGCTGGAACGATGACAGGCGGGAAGGGGTGAGGACGGCCCTTGAAGGATTCAAGGGTTCGAGGCGGAGATCGGAAATAATAGGGGAGGCAGGGGGCGTCCTTTTTATGGATGATTACGGGCATCACCCCACAGCAATTAAAACAACATTGGCGGGCTTAAAAGAGTTTTATCCAAATCGCCGCCTTGTGTTGAGCTTTATGTCCCACACCTATACAAGGACAGCTTCGCTGCTTGACGAATTTGCCGCATCCTTTGAAAAAGCGGATGTTATAGTGCTTCATAAAATCTATGCCTCTGCCCGTGAAGTGTATAATGGCGGCGTGACAGGCAAAACTTTGTTTGAAAAGGCAAAGGCCCTTTTTGGCGGCAAGGTATATTATGTCGAGGAGCCTGAAGATGCAGCTGGGCTGCTGCAAACCATTTTGCAGCCGGGGGATCTTTTTATCACCATGGGCGCGGGTGACAATTGGAAATTGGGCAAAAAACTTTTGGGGTTGATTAAATGA